In the genome of Desulfitibacter sp. BRH_c19, one region contains:
- a CDS encoding heptaprenyl diphosphate synthase yields MNKNKRYAVIIILVSNAIIISLLESLIPIPIPVPGVKLGLANIIILIGIVFLPLSDVLLIVIIRSFVVALLTRGIMTVAFSLGGGIISALVMALLYKKFSRFFSIKGISVVGAILHNTTQLAVAYLLLGEAVVLLYFPILLVSAVITGLITGSIGEMAISEIRKKEIFAAEKQLSN; encoded by the coding sequence ATGAATAAGAATAAAAGATATGCCGTCATTATAATATTAGTTTCCAATGCAATTATAATATCTTTACTGGAATCATTGATTCCAATCCCTATTCCTGTACCGGGAGTAAAGCTTGGGTTAGCGAATATCATCATCTTAATTGGGATTGTTTTTCTACCCCTAAGCGATGTCCTTCTTATTGTCATAATCCGGTCTTTTGTAGTAGCACTATTAACTAGAGGAATAATGACAGTAGCCTTTAGTCTAGGCGGAGGCATCATAAGTGCCTTAGTCATGGCGTTGCTTTATAAGAAGTTCTCCCGCTTTTTCAGCATAAAAGGAATTAGCGTTGTGGGAGCAATCCTTCATAATACAACACAGCTTGCTGTCGCCTACTTGTTATTAGGTGAAGCCGTAGTTCTATTATATTTCCCTATTCTTTTAGTATCAGCTGTAATTACCGGTTTGATCACAGGTAGTATAGGGGAAATGGCCATCTCTGAAATAAGGAAGAAAGAGATTTTTGCTGCCGAAAAGCAATTAAGTAATTAG